The following proteins are encoded in a genomic region of Lachnospiraceae bacterium KM106-2:
- a CDS encoding Zn-dependent hydrolase, with the protein MNLCSIASGSSGNCIYVGNQNTHILVDVGISGKRVEAGLNQINIDPAGLNGIVITHEHSDHISGLGVIARRYKVPIYATVETMNAILHTKSVGKIDESFIQIIQPDQSFMIQDVMVNPYSISHDASNPVCYTFIHDDKKVGVATDLGTYDDYLIKSLKGCEILLLEANHDIHMLQVGSYPYVLKRRILGDLGHLSNDNSGRLLLEIFHDKMKHVVLGHLSKENNYPELAYETVKYEIMKENPEILEKCELTVANRDVPSAFLSCS; encoded by the coding sequence ATGAATTTATGTAGCATTGCCAGTGGTAGTAGCGGTAATTGTATTTATGTGGGGAATCAGAACACTCACATTTTGGTGGATGTAGGAATCAGCGGAAAGCGTGTAGAAGCTGGTTTGAATCAGATCAATATAGATCCAGCCGGTTTGAATGGAATTGTAATTACCCATGAACATTCTGATCACATTAGTGGATTAGGCGTAATTGCAAGACGTTATAAAGTGCCGATCTATGCAACGGTGGAAACGATGAATGCCATTTTGCATACAAAGTCAGTAGGAAAGATTGATGAAAGTTTTATTCAGATCATACAGCCAGATCAATCCTTTATGATTCAGGATGTTATGGTGAATCCATATTCAATCTCTCATGATGCATCGAATCCAGTATGTTATACGTTTATCCATGATGATAAAAAAGTAGGAGTGGCAACCGATTTAGGAACTTATGATGATTATCTCATTAAGAGTCTAAAAGGATGTGAAATCCTATTACTTGAAGCAAACCACGATATTCACATGCTTCAGGTAGGTTCTTATCCATATGTGTTAAAACGAAGAATTCTTGGAGATCTAGGCCATTTATCAAATGATAATTCCGGTCGCTTACTCCTTGAAATCTTTCATGATAAAATGAAACATGTAGTATTAGGCCATTTAAGCAAAGAAAATAATTATCCGGAACTTGCATATGAAACAGTAAAATATGAGATTATGAAAGAGAATCCGGAAATTTTAGAAAAATGCGAATTAACAGTGGCAAATCGAGACGTTCCATCAGCCTTTTTATCTTGTAGTTAG
- a CDS encoding N-acetylmuramoyl-L-alanine amidase: MIYLGTAVTMLIVGIIVMIRSNIRITNQAAVVDNKAQNLTGKGKSSKHKNIIVLDPGHGGQDQGTSCYQVREKDVNLVIAYKVRDLLIKQGYDVRLTRESDVKVSLPNRVSWIKTINPSCVISIHSNYVEQTNVHGVETYCNYADETSNTLATMIQSSVLEQTDAFDRKVQQRDYYLLRNLTTPSALVEVGFLSNLSECRLLSDEAYQNKIAQGIASGIIKFVPKINS; the protein is encoded by the coding sequence ATGATCTATCTAGGAACCGCCGTTACCATGCTGATCGTAGGAATCATTGTAATGATCAGAAGTAATATACGAATTACCAATCAAGCTGCTGTAGTAGATAATAAAGCACAGAATCTCACAGGGAAAGGCAAATCCTCTAAACATAAGAATATCATTGTGTTAGATCCAGGACATGGTGGACAAGATCAAGGGACAAGCTGTTATCAGGTACGTGAGAAGGATGTGAACCTTGTTATTGCATACAAGGTGCGCGATCTGCTAATTAAACAGGGTTATGATGTTCGCCTTACGAGAGAATCTGATGTGAAAGTTTCTCTCCCAAATCGTGTATCATGGATAAAAACTATAAATCCATCTTGTGTTATAAGTATACATAGCAATTATGTGGAACAAACTAATGTACATGGGGTTGAAACTTATTGTAATTATGCGGATGAAACAAGCAACACTCTGGCAACGATGATCCAGTCTTCGGTTTTAGAACAGACGGATGCATTTGATCGTAAGGTGCAGCAAAGAGATTACTATCTCTTACGAAATCTGACCACGCCATCTGCTTTAGTGGAAGTTGGTTTCTTGAGTAATCTGAGCGAATGCAGATTGCTCTCTGATGAGGCGTATCAGAACAAAATTGCACAAGGGATTGCGAGTGGTATTATAAAGTTTGTACCCAAAATAAATAGTTAA
- a CDS encoding ACT domain protein, producing the protein MKRTVITVVGKDNVGIIAKVCSYLAEENINILDISQTIIQGFFNMMMIVDANNAVKDAAAIADDLKTLGDNIGVTIRAQHEDIFNTMHRI; encoded by the coding sequence ATGAAGAGAACAGTTATTACAGTAGTAGGGAAAGACAATGTTGGTATCATTGCAAAAGTATGTAGTTATTTAGCCGAGGAGAATATTAATATCCTTGATATTTCACAGACGATCATTCAGGGCTTTTTTAATATGATGATGATCGTAGATGCAAATAATGCAGTCAAAGATGCTGCAGCGATTGCAGACGACTTAAAGACACTTGGTGATAATATCGGTGTAACAATTCGTGCACAGCATGAAGATATCTTCAATACCATGCATCGCATCTAG
- a CDS encoding transcriptional repressor of the fructose operon, DeoR family — translation MLIEERLSQIVALIEEKRSVTIQELMQLFQASESTIRRDLNLLDTNGQITKVHGGAIAIGSLYHTHDDDMDTRHDLNHEAKVKIAKFAASLIKPNDFIYLDAGTTTELMIDYIDVKDVVFVTNALSHAKKLAKAGCTVYVLGGEFKVSTEAVVGDEAINSLEKYNFTKGFWGTNGVSITSGFSTPDVKEAMLKKKAMQRCKKCYVLCDDSKFSQISSVTFADLSSANIITNQITDDEFLNCSNITEVKEK, via the coding sequence ATGCTTATTGAGGAAAGATTAAGTCAGATTGTAGCACTGATAGAGGAGAAGAGAAGTGTTACGATTCAAGAATTAATGCAGTTATTTCAAGCTTCTGAATCAACAATTCGAAGAGACTTAAATTTATTAGATACCAACGGACAGATAACAAAAGTTCATGGTGGAGCGATTGCTATAGGAAGTCTTTATCACACTCATGATGATGATATGGATACTAGACATGATCTGAACCATGAAGCAAAAGTAAAGATCGCAAAATTCGCAGCATCACTAATTAAGCCGAATGATTTCATTTACTTAGATGCAGGAACGACGACAGAGCTTATGATCGATTATATTGATGTCAAAGATGTCGTATTTGTAACCAATGCATTATCACACGCGAAGAAGTTAGCGAAAGCAGGGTGTACGGTTTATGTACTAGGTGGAGAATTCAAAGTTTCTACGGAGGCAGTTGTCGGAGATGAAGCAATCAATAGTTTAGAAAAATACAACTTCACAAAAGGATTTTGGGGTACGAATGGGGTCAGCATAACTTCAGGATTTTCAACGCCAGATGTAAAAGAGGCGATGCTAAAGAAAAAGGCAATGCAAAGATGCAAAAAGTGTTATGTGCTTTGTGATGATTCAAAGTTTTCACAGATATCATCTGTTACGTTTGCAGATCTATCGAGTGCAAATATCATTACAAATCAAATAACCGATGATGAATTCTTGAATTGCAGTAATATTACGGAGGTTAAGGAAAAATGA
- a CDS encoding beta-galactosidase, with amino-acid sequence MMKKLTNKRLLTLLMIFLLLCSLNQVTAKAERTLSSKGVKTNNYGSNNYATWSAPIFSHLYQNADGTYTRIENHSPKLIRETYDSKFRLISKKKINRELEDFGGFYAGKDANYLVFGASNAKQSNSKEVYRIVKYSKNWVRLGSCSLRGANTKDPFYAGSLRFAEANNKLYIRTCHEMYKSKDGYCHQASVMIEVDTEKMKITDSHTSVSWIGAGYVSHSFNQFIKVDGTDLLAVDHGDAYPRGIALIKYDQKAGEETFTDDGCESKVVLKFKGEIGQNSTGASVGGFEASASSYLIAGNNTKNGTRNIFISVTPKADFQKQASQTIYLTNYTSKKSQDPSTPHLVKISENRFMLLWREGDEEESYVRYVLLDGTGKKLTKIHSMRGELSDCTPIVSGNKIVWYYTKEGSPIFCTIPVNGSKTKDNMILGDQIVIKGFTYVIEKNRKKAHEVGVKSIDTGKRTTLTVPDKIKYKGITYQVTTMKANAFSNYNDKLKTVVLGKNIKTLEHDFLPAWNQLKTLKIKSTKISKVEKNAFSYQYGLKIKVPKSKVKDYKKRFNGKGQGSITITN; translated from the coding sequence TTGATGAAAAAACTTACAAACAAAAGACTGTTAACACTCCTTATGATCTTTTTGTTACTTTGTTCTTTGAATCAGGTAACGGCTAAAGCAGAACGAACTTTAAGCAGTAAGGGTGTAAAAACAAATAACTATGGCAGTAACAACTATGCTACGTGGTCTGCGCCAATCTTTTCCCATTTATATCAAAATGCAGATGGTACTTATACAAGAATTGAAAATCATAGTCCTAAGCTCATTCGTGAGACTTATGACAGCAAATTTCGATTAATAAGCAAAAAGAAGATAAATAGAGAATTAGAGGATTTTGGCGGATTTTATGCTGGAAAAGATGCGAACTATCTTGTGTTTGGTGCTTCCAATGCGAAGCAGAGTAATAGTAAAGAAGTATATCGTATTGTCAAATACTCAAAGAACTGGGTTCGACTTGGCAGCTGCAGTCTTAGAGGCGCGAATACGAAGGATCCGTTTTATGCAGGAAGTCTGCGATTTGCGGAAGCAAATAATAAACTGTATATTCGAACTTGCCACGAAATGTATAAGAGCAAAGATGGTTACTGTCATCAAGCAAGTGTTATGATTGAGGTTGATACCGAGAAGATGAAGATCACCGATAGTCATACAAGTGTATCTTGGATCGGTGCTGGATATGTCAGCCATTCCTTTAATCAGTTTATTAAGGTGGATGGAACCGACCTTTTAGCGGTAGATCATGGAGATGCCTATCCACGCGGTATCGCTTTGATCAAATATGATCAGAAAGCAGGAGAAGAAACATTCACAGATGACGGTTGTGAAAGTAAAGTAGTACTTAAATTTAAGGGTGAGATCGGACAGAATTCTACCGGTGCTAGTGTAGGTGGATTTGAAGCATCTGCTTCTTCTTACCTCATTGCAGGAAACAATACGAAAAATGGAACCAGAAACATATTTATATCGGTAACTCCTAAGGCTGATTTTCAGAAGCAAGCGTCTCAGACGATCTATTTGACTAACTACACATCAAAGAAAAGTCAAGATCCTTCTACACCTCACTTAGTGAAGATTTCAGAAAATCGATTCATGTTATTGTGGCGTGAAGGTGATGAGGAAGAGAGTTATGTACGCTATGTACTTCTTGATGGAACTGGTAAAAAACTTACTAAAATACATAGCATGAGAGGCGAGTTATCAGATTGTACTCCTATTGTATCTGGAAATAAAATTGTATGGTATTACACGAAGGAAGGTAGTCCGATCTTTTGTACGATTCCGGTGAACGGTTCTAAGACAAAGGATAACATGATCCTTGGGGATCAAATTGTGATAAAAGGATTTACTTATGTCATTGAGAAAAATAGAAAGAAAGCGCATGAGGTAGGCGTAAAAAGTATTGATACTGGGAAACGTACTACTCTCACAGTACCGGATAAGATAAAATATAAAGGGATTACGTATCAAGTAACTACAATGAAAGCAAATGCATTTAGTAATTATAATGATAAACTAAAGACAGTTGTTCTAGGAAAGAATATTAAAACGCTAGAACATGATTTTCTTCCAGCTTGGAATCAGCTAAAGACTTTAAAAATTAAGAGTACAAAGATTTCTAAAGTAGAAAAGAATGCCTTTAGCTATCAATATGGTTTAAAGATAAAAGTTCCAAAATCAAAAGTGAAAGACTATAAAAAGCGATTTAACGGTAAAGGGCAAGGTAGTATAACTATTACAAACTAA
- a CDS encoding aminoacyl-histidine dipeptidase: protein MKDVLKSIDYKKVFHYFEEISSVPRGSKDNQGISDYLVQFAKDHNLAYRQDEALNVVMVKEATKGYEDKETVMLQGHMDMVCLAESGVEHDFTKEGLDLYIDGDYIKARGTTLGGDNGIAIAMSLAILDNDELVHPRLEVVITTDEEIGLLGAAALDASDLKAKYLINLDSEAENAITVGCAGGMTSICSIPVEYRKQSGDRIDITIRGLQGGHSGAEITKNRTNSNILMGRMLTELENKEAFEVIHMEGGSKDNAIPNESIVSIVVNDGAKDHVIASIKELEAVYKSELHSAEPGFNIMIEEGPQGEFDVLTNQSFEKILLFMSYTPNGIQVMSADIEGLVESSLNLGILVMDDKEVSFSYSVRSSVASYKEYLSNKLCLLAEFLGGSYTFEGSYPGWEFKQDSKLRSVMEELYEKEFGRKPVIEVIHAGLECGLLLEKMPELDIVSIGPDMNDIHTPQEALSISSTKRMFDFVLTTLEALCK, encoded by the coding sequence ATGAAAGACGTATTAAAAAGCATAGACTACAAGAAAGTATTTCATTATTTTGAAGAAATAAGCAGTGTCCCAAGAGGATCAAAAGACAACCAAGGAATTAGCGATTATTTAGTACAGTTTGCAAAGGATCATAATTTAGCTTATAGACAAGATGAAGCATTAAATGTTGTAATGGTAAAAGAAGCTACTAAAGGTTATGAAGATAAGGAAACCGTTATGTTACAAGGTCATATGGATATGGTTTGCTTAGCGGAATCTGGTGTGGAACATGATTTCACAAAAGAAGGACTTGATCTTTATATCGATGGCGATTATATCAAGGCAAGAGGGACTACTCTTGGCGGAGATAACGGAATTGCGATCGCAATGTCATTAGCCATCTTAGATAATGATGAATTGGTTCATCCTAGATTAGAAGTAGTAATTACGACTGACGAAGAAATTGGTTTATTAGGTGCAGCAGCTCTTGACGCATCAGATTTAAAAGCAAAATATTTGATCAACCTTGATTCAGAAGCAGAAAATGCTATCACCGTTGGCTGCGCAGGTGGTATGACATCAATTTGCTCTATCCCTGTTGAATATAGAAAACAAAGTGGTGATCGTATCGATATTACGATCCGTGGATTACAAGGCGGACATTCCGGTGCAGAAATCACAAAGAATCGTACGAACTCTAATATCTTAATGGGACGTATGTTAACAGAATTAGAAAATAAAGAAGCATTTGAAGTGATTCATATGGAAGGTGGTTCCAAAGACAATGCCATTCCAAATGAATCAATCGTATCTATCGTTGTAAATGATGGAGCAAAAGATCATGTGATCGCTTCTATCAAAGAATTAGAAGCAGTATATAAGAGTGAATTGCATTCTGCAGAACCAGGCTTTAACATTATGATCGAAGAAGGTCCTCAGGGAGAATTCGATGTACTCACAAACCAATCATTTGAAAAGATCTTATTATTTATGTCTTATACACCAAATGGTATTCAGGTAATGAGCGCGGATATCGAAGGATTAGTAGAGAGTTCTCTAAATCTTGGTATCCTTGTAATGGACGATAAAGAAGTAAGCTTCTCTTATAGCGTTCGTTCTAGTGTTGCCTCATATAAAGAGTATTTAAGCAATAAATTATGTTTATTAGCTGAATTCTTAGGTGGTTCTTATACGTTTGAAGGAAGTTATCCAGGATGGGAGTTCAAACAAGATTCCAAACTTCGTTCCGTTATGGAAGAACTTTATGAAAAAGAATTCGGACGTAAACCTGTGATCGAAGTTATCCATGCAGGACTTGAGTGCGGTTTATTATTAGAGAAAATGCCAGAACTTGATATCGTTTCTATCGGACCTGATATGAATGATATTCATACTCCTCAAGAAGCTCTTAGCATTAGTTCTACTAAGAGAATGTTTGATTTTGTACTAACTACGTTAGAAGCATTATGTAAATAA
- a CDS encoding diguanylate cyclase with PAS/PAC sensor: MIITALLNHMKKTEETILSQSRMIENIEEFNQSLVQEEEKVRHANDELAKQKNELMAAKHQTEKMNTEMLIQNEIVKYISSSLEIDRLMAMIADSLIGALGANIAAIVLYPGATDNNESKSNIRTTNSQEFQTLFSNYVLAGCLNQYIQNNRTFVDNEVDEARYDFLQNSKVGSMVIIPLIKGEARIGALCVGHPNHDYFDENTQLRFFESIVAQFLIALENANLYMRMEKLATKDGLTGVYNRGYLTKLLKEALNDAVLNQTSISLALFDIDHFKLVNDTYGHLTGDEVIKVLAGIAMEIAAKNFGLVGRFGGEEFVILFPEKTIDQSIKPVEKLRSLLKEASVEHNGKKVNITISVGLTCYPETCSNPQELLNHADWAMYYSKQNGRDQITIDNDTVQKLVKMQ; encoded by the coding sequence ATGATCATTACGGCGTTATTAAATCATATGAAGAAGACAGAAGAGACGATTTTATCTCAGTCAAGGATGATCGAGAATATTGAAGAGTTCAATCAGAGTTTAGTACAGGAAGAAGAGAAAGTCAGACATGCCAATGACGAATTGGCAAAACAAAAAAATGAGCTGATGGCAGCAAAGCATCAAACGGAAAAAATGAATACAGAGATGCTTATCCAAAATGAAATTGTAAAATACATATCATCTTCGTTAGAAATTGATCGGTTAATGGCAATGATCGCAGACTCTCTAATTGGTGCCCTTGGTGCTAATATTGCTGCCATCGTTCTTTATCCGGGAGCTACCGATAATAATGAATCGAAAAGCAATATTCGAACAACCAATAGTCAGGAATTCCAAACCCTATTTTCTAATTATGTTCTGGCAGGATGCTTAAATCAATATATTCAGAATAATCGAACCTTTGTGGATAATGAGGTTGATGAAGCGCGTTATGACTTCTTACAAAATTCTAAGGTCGGTTCCATGGTGATCATTCCTCTGATCAAAGGAGAAGCAAGAATCGGCGCATTGTGTGTCGGGCATCCTAATCATGATTATTTTGATGAAAATACGCAATTACGATTCTTTGAAAGTATTGTGGCACAGTTCTTGATCGCGCTTGAAAATGCGAATTTATATATGCGCATGGAAAAATTAGCGACAAAAGATGGACTGACGGGTGTATATAATCGAGGCTATCTGACCAAATTATTAAAAGAAGCTCTCAATGATGCAGTTTTAAATCAGACAAGTATTTCTCTTGCACTTTTTGATATTGATCATTTCAAATTAGTCAATGATACGTATGGCCATTTGACAGGAGATGAAGTGATCAAGGTCCTAGCTGGAATCGCTATGGAGATTGCTGCAAAGAACTTCGGGTTAGTCGGTCGGTTTGGCGGTGAGGAATTCGTCATATTATTTCCGGAAAAGACAATTGATCAGTCGATCAAACCAGTCGAAAAATTGCGAAGTCTACTTAAGGAAGCTTCTGTCGAGCATAATGGGAAAAAGGTCAATATCACGATCAGTGTGGGACTTACTTGTTATCCTGAGACGTGCTCAAATCCACAAGAACTACTAAATCACGCAGATTGGGCAATGTATTACTCCAAACAGAATGGAAGAGATCAAATTACGATCGATAATGATACCGTGCAAAAACTAGTAAAAATGCAGTAA
- a CDS encoding polysaccharide deacetylase, with protein sequence MMSYKKKWMSMLLALVCIIVLAGCSKTSDKSEGAMESKALTTKKTVTATSGKAKKAKPTNKPSASPKATVSSEPTASPEEMKDLSQYSTKNIPYGVGRDADPKTNRPTGLSWYQDQFNNLDVDFILPESNKIYLTFDEGYENGYTAKILDILKEKNVKAIFFPTLPYMKSQPELIKRMIAEGHLIGNHTVHHPSKGMATLSIDEQKAEITVVDDYMKKNYNYKMNLFRFPTGQFSEQSLAVVKSLGYRSVFWSFAYQDWIVNNQPSTTEALNTMMKRLHGGSIYLLHAVSKTNATVLGEFIDQARAKGFEFAIYPDPNKK encoded by the coding sequence ATGATGAGTTATAAGAAAAAGTGGATGAGTATGCTGTTGGCATTGGTGTGTATCATCGTGTTGGCAGGATGCAGTAAAACGAGCGATAAAAGTGAAGGTGCGATGGAATCCAAAGCATTAACGACTAAAAAAACAGTGACTGCAACTTCTGGAAAGGCTAAGAAGGCAAAGCCGACGAACAAACCTTCTGCCTCGCCAAAAGCTACGGTAAGTTCAGAACCAACGGCTTCGCCTGAGGAAATGAAAGATTTATCCCAGTATTCAACGAAGAATATCCCTTATGGAGTAGGTCGAGATGCCGATCCTAAAACGAACCGTCCAACTGGACTTAGCTGGTATCAGGATCAATTTAACAATCTAGATGTGGACTTTATATTGCCAGAGAGCAATAAGATCTATTTGACCTTTGATGAAGGATATGAAAATGGCTATACGGCGAAAATCTTGGATATTTTGAAAGAAAAGAATGTTAAGGCGATCTTTTTCCCAACACTGCCTTATATGAAATCTCAACCGGAATTGATCAAGAGAATGATCGCAGAAGGACATTTAATCGGAAACCATACGGTACATCATCCAAGCAAGGGAATGGCAACTTTGTCGATAGATGAGCAGAAAGCAGAGATTACAGTAGTTGATGACTATATGAAAAAGAACTATAACTATAAAATGAATCTCTTCCGATTCCCAACTGGACAATTTAGCGAACAAAGTCTTGCCGTTGTAAAGAGTCTTGGTTATCGTAGCGTATTCTGGAGTTTTGCTTATCAGGACTGGATCGTAAATAATCAGCCATCTACGACAGAAGCCTTAAATACCATGATGAAACGATTACATGGTGGGTCGATCTATTTGCTTCATGCAGTATCTAAGACAAATGCTACTGTATTAGGTGAATTTATCGATCAAGCAAGAGCGAAAGGATTTGAATTTGCAATCTATCCGGATCCAAATAAGAAATAG
- a CDS encoding dephospho-CoA kinase: MKVIGLTGGIGSGKSTVANVLKEKFHAYLILTDDVARELMEPGGASYQAVVAYFGTQILTESGEIDRKALANIVFADQEKLETLNSLTHPLVMDYVLKKTEEIKKEGRYSCIVVESALLIQAGYIPYCDEVWYVRVPDDIRRTRLKSSRGYSDEKIDAILQKQMSNEEFELHATKIIDNDGECTQIMKKIEKIL, encoded by the coding sequence ATGAAGGTTATTGGATTAACAGGAGGCATTGGCAGCGGCAAATCCACCGTTGCCAATGTTTTAAAAGAAAAGTTTCATGCATATCTGATCTTGACTGACGATGTGGCAAGAGAGCTGATGGAACCAGGAGGGGCGTCCTATCAAGCAGTTGTTGCTTATTTTGGTACACAGATTCTGACGGAATCTGGTGAGATCGATCGAAAAGCGTTAGCAAATATCGTATTTGCAGATCAAGAGAAGTTAGAAACATTAAATTCTCTCACTCATCCGCTTGTTATGGACTATGTCCTTAAGAAAACGGAAGAGATAAAAAAAGAGGGAAGATATTCGTGTATTGTTGTTGAATCAGCACTTCTGATCCAGGCAGGTTATATTCCATATTGTGATGAAGTATGGTATGTGAGAGTGCCGGATGATATTCGAAGAACACGATTAAAGAGCAGCCGTGGTTATTCTGATGAAAAAATAGATGCAATTTTACAAAAACAGATGTCAAACGAGGAGTTTGAATTACATGCGACAAAAATCATCGATAACGACGGTGAATGTACACAGATTATGAAAAAAATAGAAAAAATACTATAA
- a CDS encoding cell division protein FtsA, whose product MSTNRFQDDYVFGLDIGTRSIVGTVGYRDASGRFKVAAQAIREHETRAMLDGQIHNIEAVANTIADVKQRLEQQLDCKLKDVCIAAAGRVLKTVTVNAKIDFDSETVIDDEGIHSLELVGVQNAYDKLKEQVDDEKFNFYCVGYTVIKYYLNEFEMLALEGHKATSIGCELLATFLPEEVIDGLYSAVARAGLEVTNLTLEPIAAIQVAIPEKFRLLNLALVDVGAGTSDICITQDGSITAYGMIPFAGDEITECILKRYLVDFDTAEEIKRKCLTEESITFNDIMGLPMTISKDDVLETVDSVVRNITRNVAEKIKELNGGKSVSAVFVVGGGGKISSFVTTLSEYLDLPKERVALRGEEVLKEVDFADDTIKKDSLLVTPIGICLNYYEQKNNFIYVSVNDERVKLYDNSKLTVMDALMQAGFTNAHVFPRRGHSIEYMLNGHKRMARGELGEAAVIKVNGVESGMTNSIYKNDRIEIEVSTAGEDAKYEIRQIPEFHSTIRIQINGQYVECPKYAEVNGNLASEYYHIQDGDEITIRNYNTLAQVLGFMDLPYTSGIEVNNIVAGEEEPVYAEFVIRYPLYSQEAKEEVVPALDSDYDLYEPEVEEVEEVVEDQIEALSEEKSAQVDTKPTDLNEDAIMVSINGKETMLQGKKKYIFVDILDVYPFDINEGKGKNLVQDVNGTKADFTSPIKNGDLVRIFWEG is encoded by the coding sequence ATGAGTACAAATAGATTCCAAGATGATTATGTGTTTGGACTTGATATCGGAACAAGGAGCATTGTTGGTACAGTTGGTTATCGAGATGCGTCAGGCCGATTTAAGGTAGCTGCACAAGCAATTAGAGAACATGAGACAAGAGCCATGTTAGATGGTCAGATTCATAACATAGAAGCGGTTGCCAACACGATTGCAGACGTAAAACAGCGTTTAGAACAGCAGCTTGATTGCAAGTTAAAAGATGTATGTATCGCTGCGGCTGGACGTGTACTTAAAACAGTGACAGTAAATGCAAAGATCGACTTTGATAGTGAGACCGTGATTGATGATGAAGGCATTCATTCACTAGAATTAGTCGGCGTACAGAATGCATATGACAAATTGAAAGAGCAAGTAGACGATGAAAAGTTTAATTTCTATTGTGTCGGATATACAGTTATTAAGTATTATCTGAATGAATTTGAAATGCTTGCTTTGGAAGGACATAAAGCAACTAGTATCGGTTGTGAACTTTTAGCGACCTTTTTACCGGAAGAAGTTATTGATGGACTTTATAGTGCCGTTGCACGTGCAGGATTAGAGGTTACCAACCTTACTTTAGAGCCAATTGCAGCAATTCAGGTAGCAATCCCTGAGAAGTTTCGTTTGTTAAATTTGGCTTTAGTTGATGTCGGTGCTGGTACAAGCGATATTTGTATTACACAAGATGGCAGCATTACGGCATATGGTATGATCCCATTTGCAGGAGATGAGATTACGGAATGTATCTTAAAACGATATTTGGTTGATTTTGATACTGCAGAAGAGATCAAACGTAAATGTTTAACGGAAGAATCCATTACCTTTAATGATATTATGGGACTTCCAATGACAATTTCTAAGGATGATGTCTTAGAAACGGTAGATAGTGTAGTAAGAAATATCACTCGAAATGTTGCTGAAAAGATCAAAGAATTAAATGGCGGAAAGAGCGTCAGTGCAGTATTCGTTGTTGGTGGAGGCGGAAAGATCTCTTCCTTTGTGACTACCTTAAGTGAGTATCTAGATCTACCAAAAGAAAGAGTTGCACTCCGTGGGGAAGAAGTATTAAAAGAAGTAGATTTCGCTGATGATACAATTAAGAAAGACTCCCTTTTAGTTACTCCGATCGGTATCTGCCTGAATTATTATGAACAAAAGAACAATTTCATTTATGTCTCAGTAAATGATGAGAGAGTGAAATTATATGATAATAGCAAACTAACCGTAATGGATGCATTAATGCAAGCAGGATTTACTAATGCACATGTATTCCCAAGACGTGGACATTCCATTGAGTATATGTTAAATGGCCATAAACGTATGGCACGAGGAGAGCTAGGAGAAGCTGCTGTCATTAAAGTAAATGGTGTAGAATCTGGTATGACAAATTCCATTTATAAAAATGATCGAATCGAAATCGAAGTTTCTACAGCAGGAGAAGATGCGAAATATGAAATAAGACAGATTCCAGAATTCCATAGCACGATCCGTATCCAGATCAATGGACAATATGTCGAATGCCCTAAATATGCAGAGGTAAATGGTAACTTGGCATCAGAATATTATCATATCCAAGATGGAGATGAGATAACGATCCGTAACTATAATACCTTAGCTCAAGTTCTTGGATTTATGGATCTTCCTTATACGAGCGGTATTGAGGTTAATAATATCGTTGCAGGAGAAGAGGAGCCGGTGTATGCAGAATTTGTGATCCGTTATCCGTTATATAGCCAAGAGGCTAAAGAGGAAGTGGTTCCTGCATTAGATTCGGACTATGATCTATATGAACCAGAGGTTGAAGAAGTTGAAGAAGTTGTAGAGGATCAGATAGAGGCACTTTCTGAAGAAAAGTCTGCACAAGTTGATACCAAACCAACTGACTTAAACGAAGATGCCATTATGGTATCGATCAACGGAAAAGAAACTATGTTACAGGGAAAGAAAAAGTATATTTTCGTTGATATTCTAGATGTTTATCCATTTGATATAAACGAAGGAAAAGGTAAGAATTTAGTACAAGACGTAAACGGTACAAAAGCAGACTTCACAAGTCCAATTAAAAATGGAGATCTTGTAAGAATATTTTGGGAGGGATAG